GGGCGGCTTCAGGTCTAGCAGCGACCGCCGGTACAGCAGCTAGCAGCGCCGCCACAGCAGCAGGGGTTACCTCCGCCTCTACGGCTGCCGCCATAGGCTCGGCTGCCTCCGCCGCCACTACTGCGACACTCTCCTCCATAGCCTCGCAGGCGGTGGTCAGCACCATCAATAACAGAGGCAACCTAGGCGCCGTCTTCAAGGAAACATTTAGCAGTGACAGCATAAAAGGCTATGCCACGTCGGCGCTCACTGCTGGCTTCACGGCAGGGGTCATCGATACCAATCTGGGAGGCAAAACCGGAACCAACAGCTTGACCAAGGGCTTTGATCTTTCCAAGGCCAGCGATATAGGCGGATTTGCCCTGCATGCCGGCGCTCAGGGTGTCGCCTCGGCTGCCATCAAAACGGCTATTCAGGGCGGCAGCCTCGGTGACAATCTCGTCTCCAGCCTGACCTCCCAAGCCAATGCCGTGGTAGCGGCAGTCGCCTTCAATGCCGTGGGTAGTTTTGCCGAGTCCCACTGGAAGGAGGCCAAGGATGCCGGGGATGTTGCCGGCATGGACTATTGGAAGGAGGGTGGCCTAGGGCGAACGGCCCTGCATGCTGCCGTGGGCGGCCTGGTCTCCAGCGCCAGCGGTGGCAACTTCGCAACGGGAGCGATTGCGGCCGGCACTAGCCAAGCGTTCGCAGGTGTCCTGAACAGCACCTTCGCCGAGCATCCCGAGCTCAGGCAGGCCGCCGCGCAAGTGGTCGGCCTGACGGCGGCAGGGTTAGCTGGGGAAGATGTAAACAAGGCCGCCTGGGTTTCGCAGATGGCGGACCAGTACAACCGGCAACTGCACCAGAAAGAAGCCTTGGCATTGGACAAGCTTAGGCAGGAGCCGGGTGCGAACAAGGAGCGCTTGGACGCTGCTGCCTGTGCTTTGACCCACTGCAGTGCCTCGGTTCCGGAAAGCGATCCCAATTACTCGAAGTTACTGACCCTCGAGCAAAACGGGAGAGGCTACACGGCTGAGATCACTCAGCTCAAGGGAACAGGCGCGTTCGACGAGTACACGGCCTGGGACTCGGCCAACGACTTTCGCTTGAAGCACGATGAATTCTTCCAGCGCAGCGGCGCGGCTGGTCAAGCGGTTGCCAATGCGCTCGGGGCAGGGTTCTCCTATGCGGGTGCCCTCGCCATGGCTCCTGGCTGTGTCACCGTCGTAGGCTGCATGCCTTCGCTGGGGCTTGGCGCTGTAGGTTCGATGCAGGTTGGGGCAGGGTATGAGGCCAGTGGACGGGCCATGGCCGACTACGTGCCGCGGCAAGGTCAAGCTGTCCTGGCCTCCTTCAATCCGAGCACGTACCCCGGCGAGGCCACGCCTATACTTGATGACTTGCCGCATGTGGTTATGGCAGGGGCTGAGGTCGCTTTACCTTTGGGGGCTGGGCGGCTGGTTAGGGCGGGTGAAACAGTAACGGTAGCTGGTGCAAAAGCAACTGCTACAGCGGGAGACACTGTAGCTACCGAAGCCACAAGTGCAAATGCCCAAGCTGCATTAAGAGCGAAGCTATCAGGACTACAAAAAGCTCAAGAGACGGCAGAGGTCACTAGAACACTGCCTGATGGTCGAATTCGTTACTACACACAAGAGGTTCCAGCTAGAACGGAAGGTCCTACTCGGGGAGCCTCTTTCGTTACAGAGTTTGATCCTAAAGCGGGTACTACGAGGCAGTGGATGGAAAGCTATGATCAATCAGGAGAAGTAATCCGTGTCCATCCGAAAAGTATTAATGGACAGCCGGTTGATGCTCAGCACTATCCTCCGACTGGAACAGAACTGAAGAGTTGGGGGCGGCAATGAGCATGGAGGACGTAGTGGCTGACCGACTTGAAAAAGTAAGTGCGGATGGTTTTGATATTTTTAAAATCTCACAAGAGGCGCTTAATATTTATCAAGATCCACATTTTTCACTTACGAAAAAGCTTGATCTTGCGTTGTTATCCTTAGTGGCAATGGTCGAAGGACCAGAGTTTGAGATGACAGAAAAAGAGTTTCGTGATTTTTTATTTGATATTCGACGGGTGTAGTATCTTAAAATAGCTATATTGATCAGGCACTATCGACACCTGCCTGGCGTCCGGGACTGGTCGTTCAAAAACGTGCCGCGACGAATGGGAACTACGCACTCGGAAGTTCGAAGTTTTCTGTCGAAGTGGCGGCCGCGTTGGGTCGAAGAGTTACAAGAGGTAAGCCAGGGCGCCCCAAGAGCGCACCCGATCTCTAGTAGTAAAACGTGGTCTGTCCCCTATTAATCGCCTTCGAAAAACGGCAGCTTCTGTGCTGCCTACCGCCCGAAACGCCATAACCCGGGTGCCTCGGCGGTCGATACTGGCCTCGTCCGCGGCACGCCTGCCGCACCTCTGATCGCGAGGAACCGCCATGCCCCTGCTGCACTACTGCCAGCCGTCCAGTGACCGCCAACTACCCCGGGCCCTCTATGCCCTGCATGATGATCCCTTGGCCGCCGGGCGCGAGTTGCATCTGCACGATGCAAGGCTGGGCTATGTCATGGGCAGTGCCGTCAGCCATTCTGCCGACTGCCAGCTGGACGACTATCCTTGGGTGGAAGTGAGCATCATCGAAGCCGGCGAATTGCAGCTCGAATGGACCGGTGGTGCCTTGCAGCTCAAGGCCGGCGATGCCTTCGTCCTGCCGCGCGGGGTGCAGTGCCGCTGGCGGCACCAAGGCGAGCTGCGTCGCCTGTTCATGGCTTTTCCCGGTCGCGCCAGCGACGGCCCCATGCCCTCGGCACCGCTGCTGCTCGATCCTGAGGCCCCGCGTGAGCCTTCACCGCCGCCGGCGGCCAGCGTGCTGCTGAGCCCCGAGCCCAGCGCCACGGGTTGCGATCTGTTCGAAAGCGGCGGCGGTGCCCTGCGGGTGGGGATGTGGGAATGCACAGGTTACGCGCGCAAGGCCGTGAGCAATCCCCACTGCGAATTGATGCTGCTCTATGCGGGGGCGGTGACTCTGGCGGTCGCGGGTGAAGCGCCCTGTCACGTCAGGGCGGGCGAGGCGGTGCTGGTGCCGGCGGAAACCCCGATGGCCTGGGACAGCCGCGAGACGGTGCGCAAGCTCTACTGCATTCTGCGCTGAAGGGGCTGGCCGCTGCGCCAGCCGAGCGTTGGCGAAGCTTCGCTCAACCCGCCTTGATCAGACTACGCAGCGGCAGGGCGTTCTTGACCACCGGTGACTTGATGACGATGTAGCTGAAGTACTTCTCGATGCCCACGTTACGGTCGAGGATGGATTCCATCAGTTCCTGGTAGTGGCCGATGCTGCTGCACATGAAGCGCAGCAGGTAGTCGTAGCCGCCGCTGATCAGGTGACACTCGAGGATCTCGTCGACGCCCCGGATGAAGGATTCGAATTTCACGAAGTCGGCGCGCTTGTGGTCGGAGAGGGTGACTTCGGTGAACACCGTTACCGAGTTGGCGATCTTGGCGAGGTTGACGTGGGCCTCGTAGCCGCTGATGTAGCCGGCCGCCTCCAGGCGCTTGACCCGCTGCAGGCAGGGGCTGGGGGAGAGGCCCACGGCTTCGGCGAGGCTGACGTTGGTCATCCGGCCGTCCTTCTGCAATTGCACCAGGATATTGATATCGATGCGGTCCAGTTTCGTTGCGGCGTCCATCGTCATTCCTCGCAGTCGTGAACGGCAGGCTAGGCACGCAGGGCGGTCTGATGCGCATGCACCAGATCGGCGAGACTCGCGTACTCGCATCGCGTGCCATCCAGGGCCTGCCGCGAAAGGTTCCAGGGCCGCGAGCGATCACGGCGCAAGGTACACAGTGGAAAATCCACCAGGGGGTTCCAGGGGTCGTCCGGTTCGCTGCCGCGTACCGGCAACAGATCCTCGCGCGCCAAGCCCAGCTCTTCGAGGGTGGTATCCAGCGCCAGGCGCAGATCACCACCCCGATTGGGTACCACGGCGGCGAAGACGTCTGGCAACCGCGCCGTGACCGCTGCGGCTTCGCTGTCATCGGGCGAGGCCAGCAACACCAACCGATAGAACTTGCTCAGGTACTGCAGCGCGCCCGGCGCATCCTCGAACACCGGCCAGCACGTCGTGGCGTTTCCAAAGGCCACGCTGGCATCCAGGTCAGCGTCCTGCTGCAACTCCTGCGCCAGGCGCTGGTGGATGCGCAGGTGCAGGCTGGCCTGGCTGGCGGCGGGAGCCGCCTCGCGCAACTCGCGGGCCAGGCGGTGATAGCTGCCGAGCAGCCAGTCGGGATGGGTGCTGAGGCCAGCCTGCGCCACTATGGGGCGCAGGGCTTCCAGGATGCCCCCTTCACGATCGATAAGGGTGCCGTAGCAGGAAAAGCCAATGGCTTGGTAGCGCGTTATTCTCATGATCGGTTTCCCCTGGGCGCCGCTCCGGTGGGTCCTGGCGGCGTTGCGTTCGACCTCCGTGAACAGCTTCTCAGGCGCCGGCCTGGGCGAGGGCCTGGCCGAACATCTGCAAGGCTTCGGCCAGTTGTGTCTCGGTGGTGGTGAGCGGAGCCAGGAAGCGAATGACGTTACGCTCCACCCCGCATTTGATCACCAGTAGCCCGGCCTGGCGGGCGCCGTCGATCACCTGCTGGGCGAGGGTGGCATCGGGGCTGTGACCGTCCGCGCCGACCAGCTCCACCGCCAACATGAAGCCGCGACCGCGGACCTCGCCGATGCGCGGATGGCGGTTCTGTAAGTCGAGCAGACCGCTGCGCAGTTGCTCGCCGAGAGCTACGCCGCGGGCGACCAGCTCTTCTTCCTCGAAGATGTCCAGCACCGCCAGGGCTGCGGCGCAGGCCAGGGCGTTGCCGCCGTAGGTGCCGCCGAGGCCACCGGGTTGGGGCGCGTCCATGATGGCCGCGCGGCCGACCACGCCGGAGAGCGGTAGACCGCCCGCCAGGCTCTTGGCCACCGTCACCAGGTCGGGCTGGATACCGGTCTGCTGGAAGGCGAAGAGGCTGCCGGTACGGCCGAAGCCGGTCTGGATCTCGTCGGCGATGAGCACGATGCCGTGCTGGTCGCACAGGGCGCGCAGCGCCTGGAGGAATTCCACCGGCGCCGGGCGGAAGCCGCCGTCGCCCTGCACCGGCTCGATCAGGATGGCGGCGACCTGATCGGGGGCGATCTGGGTGGCGAACACTTCGCGCAGGCCGGCCAGCGCCTGTTGGGTATCCAGGCCGCGGAAGGCATCGGGGTAGGGCGCATGATGGATGTCGGCGGGGAAGGGGCCGAAGTTCTGCTTGTAGGGCTGGGCGAAGCCGGTCAGGGTGACGCCCAGCAGGGTGCGGCCGTGGAAGCCGCCGCGGAAGGCGATCACGCCCGGCCGCTTGGTATGGGCGCGGGCGATCTTGATGGCGTTCTCCACCGCTTCGGCACCCGAGGTGAGCAGCAGCGTCTTGTAGGCTTCGCCGTTGCCGATCAGGGTGTTGAGGCGGCTGGCCAGTTCCAGGTAGGGCTCGTAGGCCATCACCTGGAAACTGGCGTGGGAGATTTCTCCGACCTGGCGGCGCACGGCCTCCACCACCCGTGGATGGTTGTGGCCGACGTTGAGCACGCCGATGCCGCCGACGAAGTCGAGGTAGCGGCGACCGTCCACGTCCCAGATTTCGCTGCCCTGGGCGCGAGCCACCACGACAGGATGGGCGGTGACGATACCGCGGGGCACGCTCTGTTCGCGATGACCCAAGAGGCGATCGGTGGCTTTGGCAGCGGAATTCATGCAGCTATCTCCAGGCAGGGGCGAGGCTTTCAGCCTACGCAGACAGCGGGGTCGGTAACGCTGAAGTTGCCGGCCCTGGCATCGTGATCGACTGTTTTGGTCCGGGGTAGCGGCATTTTCGGTTGTCCACCGTCAGGGGTTTTAATCGAGCCCGCCGAGGTGCCAGGCCTTAACCTCCAGGTACTCATCCAGCCCCAGGTGCGAACCTTCGCGACCCAGTCCGGACTGCTTCACGCCGCCGAAGGGGGCGACCTCCATGGAGAGGGTGCCGGTATTGAGCGCCACCATGCC
The window above is part of the Pseudomonas oryzihabitans genome. Proteins encoded here:
- the gabT gene encoding 4-aminobutyrate--2-oxoglutarate transaminase, with the translated sequence MNSAAKATDRLLGHREQSVPRGIVTAHPVVVARAQGSEIWDVDGRRYLDFVGGIGVLNVGHNHPRVVEAVRRQVGEISHASFQVMAYEPYLELASRLNTLIGNGEAYKTLLLTSGAEAVENAIKIARAHTKRPGVIAFRGGFHGRTLLGVTLTGFAQPYKQNFGPFPADIHHAPYPDAFRGLDTQQALAGLREVFATQIAPDQVAAILIEPVQGDGGFRPAPVEFLQALRALCDQHGIVLIADEIQTGFGRTGSLFAFQQTGIQPDLVTVAKSLAGGLPLSGVVGRAAIMDAPQPGGLGGTYGGNALACAAALAVLDIFEEEELVARGVALGEQLRSGLLDLQNRHPRIGEVRGRGFMLAVELVGADGHSPDATLAQQVIDGARQAGLLVIKCGVERNVIRFLAPLTTTETQLAEALQMFGQALAQAGA
- a CDS encoding cupin domain-containing protein; its protein translation is MPLLHYCQPSSDRQLPRALYALHDDPLAAGRELHLHDARLGYVMGSAVSHSADCQLDDYPWVEVSIIEAGELQLEWTGGALQLKAGDAFVLPRGVQCRWRHQGELRRLFMAFPGRASDGPMPSAPLLLDPEAPREPSPPPAASVLLSPEPSATGCDLFESGGGALRVGMWECTGYARKAVSNPHCELMLLYAGAVTLAVAGEAPCHVRAGEAVLVPAETPMAWDSRETVRKLYCILR
- a CDS encoding haloacid dehalogenase, translating into MRITRYQAIGFSCYGTLIDREGGILEALRPIVAQAGLSTHPDWLLGSYHRLARELREAAPAASQASLHLRIHQRLAQELQQDADLDASVAFGNATTCWPVFEDAPGALQYLSKFYRLVLLASPDDSEAAAVTARLPDVFAAVVPNRGGDLRLALDTTLEELGLAREDLLPVRGSEPDDPWNPLVDFPLCTLRRDRSRPWNLSRQALDGTRCEYASLADLVHAHQTALRA
- a CDS encoding Lrp/AsnC family transcriptional regulator, with the translated sequence MDAATKLDRIDINILVQLQKDGRMTNVSLAEAVGLSPSPCLQRVKRLEAAGYISGYEAHVNLAKIANSVTVFTEVTLSDHKRADFVKFESFIRGVDEILECHLISGGYDYLLRFMCSSIGHYQELMESILDRNVGIEKYFSYIVIKSPVVKNALPLRSLIKAG